Part of the Alteracholeplasma palmae J233 genome, TCTAACCATGCAGCATTTTCTTTTTCTAAAACTTGCATAATTTTTATATCAGGTTGTAATCTTTTAGGAATTAACTTGTCTGAATTAGAACTTACATCTCTACCAAATATAAGTTTGAACAGAATCTGTGAAGTAATAAAAAATGCTAATAAACTGACTAATATACCTACGGTTACATAAATTGCTGTCATAATTGCTTAATATTCCTCCGTTGTGTTTATTAGTCTTATTATAAGACAAATTATTTTTTTTTCAAAATATTTGAATATGAAAAAAGATACAATTATATTTTTATTATAATCGTATCTATCATTTTCAGTTAGACAAATGCTTTACCAAATACGTCATTTACGTTTTCTACTGGAATAATTTCTAAGACATTTCTTACTTCTTCTGGAATATCTTCAATGTCTCTTACATTATCTTTTGGAATTAAAATAGTATTTAGACCACTTCTATGTGCAGCGATTGCTTTTTCTTTTAATCCACCAATTGGTAAGACATAACCTCTTAGTGTAATTTCACCAGTCATTCCTAAATCTTTTCTGACATATTTATGGCTAACGGCTGACATAATAGCAGTTGCCATAGTAATACCTGCAGATGGACCGTCTTTTGGAATTGCACCTTCTGGCACGTGAACGTGGAAATCATTTTCATTAAATATTTGAGAATCAATATTAAATTCTGCAGCATGTGATTTTACAAAGCTTAGTGCTGTAATTGCACTTTCTTTCATCACATCGCCTAATTTACCGGTTAAAACAAGTTGTCCTTTACCTTTGTAATAAGTAACTTCAACTGGTAATGTGTCTCCACCAAATGCTGTATAAGCTAATCCGGTTGCTACACCAATTTGTTGTTTTTCATCAGCTAAGTTATGAACAAATCTTGGTTTTCCAATATAATTTTCAATGTTTTGTCTAGTAATTCCAACTGATGTTGCTTTTTTCATTAAGATTTCTTTAACAACTTTTCTAATAAGAGCACCAATGTATCTATTTAATTCACGAACACCAGCTTCTCTTGTGTAGTGTCTAACAATAAAGTATAAACTTTCTTCATCAATTGTAAATTCCTTTTCAGTGATTCCGTGAGCTTTTAATTGTTTTTTCAATAAGTGTTGTCTTGCGATTTCTACTTTTTCATGTTCTGTGTATGAACTTAATTCAACAATTTCCATTCTATCTCTTAATGGAGCTGGAACGTTTTCAAGGTAATTTGCAGTTGTAATAAATAATACTTGAGATAAATCGTAAGATTCTTCTAAATAGTGGTCACTAAATTTAGAATTTTGTTCTGGATCTAGAACTTCTAACATAGCTGAAGCTGGATCTCCTTTGTAATCAGATGCCATTTTATCAATTTCATCTAATAAAAATACTGGATTAACTGTTCCTGCATCTTTCATTCCTTTTAGAATTCTACCAGGCATAGCTCCAACATAAGTACGTCTGTGTCCTCTTATTTCAGATTCATCTTTAACTCCACCAAGAGATTGTTTAACAAACTTACGTCCTAAACTTTCAGCAATTGATGTAGCTAATGAAGTTTTACCTACTCCTGGAGGCCCTGCAAGACATAAAATGGTTTGTGGATTTTTACCAGTCATCATTTTAACTGCTAAGTATTCAATAATTCTATCTTTAACTTTTTCTAGTCCATAGTGATTTTCATCTAATTTTTGTTGAACTTTTTCTAAATCATTTAAATCCTTACTTGCTTTTTTCCATGGTAATGCAACTAAAAAATCCAAATAAGTTTTAATAATTGTTGATTCTGCCATAGCAGATGGAGTAGATTGATATCTTGATAACTCTTGTAAAGCTTTTTCCTCAATTTCTTTAGGCATCTTAGCTTTTTTAATTTGTTCTCTTAATTCTTCAATTTCGTCTTCTTTTTTAGCTTTGTCACCTAATTCATTTTGAATAGCACGCATTTTTTCTCTTAAGTAGTACTCTTTTTGACTTTCATCAATAGAGCGCTTAACATCTTCATTAATACGTTGTTCTAAATCAGCAATCATAGCTTGTTTATGGATATCTTCTAAAATAAGTTTTAATCTAACATTTAAATTAAGTTCACTTAAGTATTTATATTTTTCTTGATCTGCTATTTTAAGATTATAAGCAATCATATCAGCAACTTTATCTGATGTAAGACCGTTTTGAATTTGTTCTATGACAGTTGATCCATTTTGTAACATTTGACTTGGGTTATTAACTAACTCTTGTGCAATCATCTTCACTAAAGTTAATTCCTCATCAACATCACCTTGTATAGTTTGGACTTCTTCATAGTCAGCCACAAAATATGGATCAGTTAAAAAGTATTCTTTTACTTTAACACGTGAAACAATATTAAATTTAACTTTATAATTATTATTAGGAAGTTTAATTTTCATTGCTACTTTGGCTAAAACTCCATAAGCTTCAATATCCTCAATAGTTGGATTTTCAATTAGTGGATTTTTTTGTACTAAAACTAGTACATACGATCCAAATCCTTTTTCAGCTTCTTCTACTGCTTTTAGGGATAATTTACGGCCTACTTCAATTCTAAAATCATTATTTGGTATTGGTACAACGCCACGCACTACAACAGCCGGTAAACTTTTTTGTATTTCTTCCATGTTTTCACATCCCTTCGACTTTCTAGTTACTATTATAGCATGTTATAAATAATTTGCAATCAATATGATAGAGTGCCAATTACTTTTTTTGCTATTTTTGTAAAAATAAGGGAACAATTAAGTTCCCTTTAAGTTTTATTACTTTTGAACTGCTGAATCAACCATAAAGTCTACTGCTTTTTGGAAAACAACATCTCTTTCAACTAGGTCATTTGTTACATATTTTTTAATTTCTTCAAGTGACATATTATATTGATTAGCAAGACTTTCGTATCTTTCACTTAATTCTTGTTCTGTTGCTTTTAAAGCTTCTTTTTTACCAACAGCTTCAATTACTAATGATTGATTAACGCGTTTTGTCGCTTGTTCTAATGCTTGTTGTTCAAATATTTCTTTTGTTAATCCAGATAATTGAATAAATGTATCTAAATCTAATTGATATTGTTTAGCTTGTGCTTCAACATTTTGTTTGAAGTAATCAATTTCAGTATCAATCATTTCTTTTGGAACATCTACTTTAGCATTAGCAACTGCTTTATCAATTACTTCATCAATTAATTGATTTTTCGCTTGTGCAGCTTTATTAGTTTCTAATGATTTTCTGATTTCTGCATTTAATGCTTCAACAGTTTCTACATTTGGACGGTTTAAAGTTTTAACCCATTCATCTGTAAGTTCAGCACCTTTTTTAACTTTAATTTCATGTAAAGTTACTTTAAATACTGCTTTTTTACCTGCTAAATTTTCTGCATGGTATTCTGTAGGGAATGTTACATCAACATCTTTACTAGCACCTACTTCTAAGCCAACCATTCCTTCTTCAAATCCTGGAATAAATTGACCTGATCCGATTTCTAAACTAAAGTTTTCTGCTTTACCACCATCAAATGCTTCACCATCTACAAATCCTTCAAAATCAAAAATTGCAGTGTCTCCATTTTCAAGGCTACCAGTTTCTTTTACTTCTAAGACTGCGTTTTGTTCTAATAAAGCTTTAACTTCTTTTTCAACATCAGCATCTGTTACAGTTGCATCGACTTTAGCAACTTCTAACCCTTTATATTGTCCTAATTCAACTTCTGGTTTAATTGCTACTTCTAATGCAAAGCTAAATGATTCTTCACGTTTAATACTTGCAAAGTCTAAGTCAACAACTTGAGGTTGTCCAACAACTTCGATTTCTTTATTGCTTAATACTTCATCAAATTTATGACCAATTACATGGTTTAAAGCATCTTCATATAAACTTTCAACACCAAATTTTTGTTCAAATATATTTCTTGGAACGTGACCTTTTCTAAATCCTTTTACTTCTACAGTTTCTTTTGCATGGTCAAATGCATGGTCTAAACCGTGTTCAAATTCTGCTGGTGTAACATCAAATGTTACTTTAACACGGTTATTACTTATTTTTTCTAATTTCATCAAATGAATCCTCCTTGTATATTTACGTTTTTAATTATAACATAGTTTTTAAAAGAAAAAAGAAATATATTCCTAAAACTTCAAAACTAATGATATAATAGTTAGAGAGACAATAAATGAGGGCATTTTATGTATAAAATAATTGAAGTAACAAACAAAAGATTAGGAAAAAAGTTTACTGATTTTCCAAATATCTTGTATAAAAACAACGAAAACTATGTACCTGCACTAAGTGCAGATGAAAATACTGTTTTCAATCCAAAGAAAAATCCAGTACATGAGTATTGTGAAAGTATTAGATTTCTTGCGTTAGATGAAAATAATAAAATTGTTGGAAGAATTGCAGGCATCATTAACCATAAGTTTAATGATGCTAAAAATGAGAAAGTATTACGTTTTTCTAGATTAGATATGATAGATGATATCAAAGTCACTGAACTTTTATTTGATACCGTTATAAAATGGGGTAAAGCTAAAGGGATGTCAACAATCATAGGACCTATTGGTTTTACAGACTTAGACCTTCAAGGTCTTTTAGTAGAAGGATTCAATGAATTTGGTTCTTTTATTACTATTTATAATGATTCATATTATATGCACCATCTTGAAAGACTTGGTTTTGTAAAAGATGTTGACTGGCTTGAAAAGAAAATTAAATGGCCAACTGAAGTGCCTGAAAAAATAAAAAAAGGTGCTGAAATTGTACAAAAGCGTTATGGCTATAGAGTTGTTAAACCTACTTCTAGAAAAGATGCTTTAATCAAAGCTGATATCGCTTTTGGCGTATATAATAAGGCTTTTAATGACTTATATGGTTTCTTCCCAATTTCTGAAAAAGTAAAACACTACTATCTTAAACAAGTAGCGCTCATTTTACAATTAGATTATATTTGGTTTATTTATGATAAAACAGATGAAATTGTAGGGTTTGGTGTCATGATGCCATCGCTTGCTGCAGCTAGCAAAAAAAATAATGGTAAGCTTATTCCATTTGGCTGGCTAAGAATCTTAAAAGCACTTAAAAAGCATGATGTAATTGATTTTTACTTTATTGCAGTTGATCCAAAACACCAAGGAAAAGGTGTAGCAACACTTATTTTAAATGATGGTATTATTGTTGGAAATAAACACAATGTTAAATATGCCGAAACTGGTCCTGAATTAGAAGAAAATCATGCAATACATGCACAGTGGAAAGCATTTGATGTCGATGAACATAAAAGACGTCGCTGTTATAAAAAAGCTATGTAAAAAAAATTAAGACTATACTTAGATTAATTCTAAATATAGTCTTTTTTTATGATATTTAATCAAATGATTTCAAACTAGTCAGCATATCTATTTTACCAATTCTAGTTGACATTAATAAATTAATAATAAGATTGAGTCCAAATGTGATACCTCCAGATAATAGATAACTACTTAAATATACTGTTCTGTCAAACATAACAATATCTACTTCTGCTGAAACAATAATATAAATAGATAAAATATAACCAAAAACTGATCCAACAAGAATACTGAGCAAACTTGTAATAATATTTTCTCTTATCACATAAGCAACAAGTTCTTTCTGATAAAAGCCTAGTACTTTTAGAGTAGCTAGTTCTTTACTTCTTTCTGCCAAAGTCATAGAAACTAATGTAACAATCACAAAGGTTGCTAATAACATTGCAGAAATAATGACTACTAAGATAACTACATTTAATGATTCCATTTGTTTTTCATAAAGTTCTAACATCTCTTTTGTTCTCGCAATAGAGACAACACTTGGTGTGTTTAATAAATCTTTTGTTACTGTTTCATTATCAAATTTATCATCTATTTTTATAAATATTGTATTTAAAAGAGGTGTTTCTTTTGTTACTTCTTTATAATAATCAAGGCTCATAAAACCATAGTGATATAAATAGTTTTCACTTATACCTTTTACTTTAAGTGAGACAACTTTATTGTTAATCGTTAGTTCAAAGTTATCTTGTACTTTTAGTTTTAATAGATTAGCCATTTTTTGGGTAATGATGATACCCTCATCATTTGTTTGGCTTGTTAAATTTTGGGTAATCATTTCAGTTAAAGGCACTTCTTTTTCATCAGGTGTAGGTGCTTTTAAATCTACATAAATAACAACTGGATTAATTGCTTGATTAGTCATAAAATTAGTTGTAAAAGCATATACTGGATTATAACTATCGATATATTCTTTGTTATTTAATGCATTTTTTAGATTTGATTCTTCTACATTTAAAGTATTAATTCTAAAATCATATTGTTCAATTTCATAGAATTGTTTTTTTGGAATTGCATTAACTGATTCTCTTAATGAGAAACCTGTCATAATTAATCCCATACATCCAGCAAGTCCTAGTAACATCATTAAAAATCGTGATTTTGACCTGAATAAATTTCTAAAAGAAACTTTATATAAAAAACTAAGGCGATTCCAAATAAAGCCAACTTTTTCTAATAAAATACGTTTTCCTGCTTTAGGGGTTTTCATTCTTAATAACTCTGAAGTCTTAACAGCTGCCAAAGTATAACCTTTGATATAGGCAATCACTACACTTGAAAAAATCGCTATGATTGTTGGAAAGACTAAAAAAGTTATTTCAAATGATATGATAATATCTGGCATTTCATAAAGAATTCTATAAGCGTCATAAATAATCTTAGGAAGAATGATATACCCTAGTATAGATCCCATAATAAGTCCTAAAATAAGAGATAATAAAGGAATAGGTATAAATCTCATTGCAATCTTATTTGAACTATATCCAAGTGATTTATAAATACCACTTTGGTTTCTTTCCTCATCTACCATTCTAGTAACCGAATTAAAAGTAACAAGTGCAGCTACTAAGAAAAATATTAATGGAAAAACTGTTCCGATTGCTGTAATGCGGTCTGAATCATCATAAAAAGCTGAATAACCTATGATTTTACTTGTTCTAGGTTGAACTAAATAAGTATCATCTTTATTTTGTTTTTCTAATTCTTCTTTATATTGATTAATAGCCAACTGATAATCATTCTCATAACTTTTTTCTTTAGTTAAATTAGAATATTTAAGTCTAATATCTGTATAAAACTTTCCTAAAGGCTTAAATAATTCTTCATTCAAATTACCTTCAGGCATATAAATATACCCTGATAGCTTACCATCTAATAAATCAGTGGTACCTCTATCTACATTAATAAATAATGCTGAGTGTATAAACCCAGAAACTTTAAATTCCTTTTCTTCAAAAATGACGATATCAGTTCCTAAAAAGGTCATTTGTTTAGTTTTAATTTTTATAGAATCATTTAATTTAATATTGTGTACTAAAGCATATTGATTATCTAATAAGATTTCATTTTTTGATCCCGGTACTTTTCCTTCAAGTAATACAGTATCATTTTTTGTTACTTCATTAATTTCAATTAAGGTTACTACATCTTCATATTCGCTAATAAAATCAAGTTGAAAGATTCCTGTTGCCTCTATTGTCTCATTTTGAAATTTTTCTATATCACTTTTAAAGAAAGGAAAGCTTGTGGCTTTTAAGTTTAAATCAAATAGATTGCTTTCTTTATAATAGGTATCTCCTGTTTGTTTCATGTTATATCCAGTAACAGAAATACCTATATAAAAACCAACTCCTAAAGCTAAAATAAGAGCTATAGATAAAATAAGCAGGCTTCTTTTCTTAATCATTCTAAAAACATCTTTTAAATAAGATTTCATGATATCACCACGCAATATCTTTAATATCTTTTGGTTCTTGGGTTACTTGAGAAAAAACTTTACCATTAACAATTCTAATCACTCTATCAGCAAGTTCAGCAATCACTTGGTTATGAGTAATAACAATCACCGTCATTTGTTCTTCTTTTGCCAATTGCTTTAATAAGAGTAAAACAGTTTTACCAGTATTTGTATCAAGGGCACCAGTTGGTTCATCGCATAATAGTAATTTAGGATTTTTAGCAACAGCACGAGCGATTGCTACTCTTTGTTGTTCTCCACCTGATAACTGAGCAGGAAAATTATTCATTCTGTCAGACAGTCCAACTATTTTTAATACATCTTTAGGTCTTTTCGCATTTGGAGAGATTTGGGTAGCTAGTTCTACATTTTCTAGTGCTGTTAGATTTTGAATTAAATTATAATTTTGAAAAACAAATCCAACATCTTCTCTTCTATATTGTGTTAAAGTCTTTTCTTTTTTCTTATTAATGATCACTTCATCTATGATAATACTACCACTTGTTAATTCATCCATACCACCTAATATATTAAGTAAAGTAGTTTTACCTGCTCCAGAAGGCCCTAAAATAACTACAAACTCGCCTTTATTAATAGTAAAATCAACACCATTTAAGGCATTAATTTCTATTTGCCCAACTTTATAACTTTTTTTAATCTCTTTAGCATCTATGTAAGCCATATTATCCCTCCAATGCCTTATTCTTTAATCTATTAATGACAGTAATAGCCTTTTGATATATGATTAACATTTTTTCTTCTCTTACTTGAGTTAAAAAATCTGGTATTTTAATCCATTTAATATCACTATTTTCATCTGGTTTGATTGCTATTTCTTCACTTTCATCGGCTTCAAAAAAATAAGTTAAATTCATATGGATATGTTTCTTAATAAACTTTCCACTTTTATAATGATCATCTACTTGTATATTATCTAACATGAGTGGTTTTTCTGATAATAGTTTGATATTTTTAAGATTACTTTCTTCTAATGCTTCTTTTTGAGCTACTCTTAAAAAATCTGAATCCCCATCACAATGTCCACCAAGCCAAGACCATGATTGAAAAATAAGATGATAAGCAAATAAAACTTTAGTTTTATCTTTATTAAGAATAATGGCAGAGGAAGTAAAGTGTGCTTTTTCATTAGTTCTATAAAAAGCATCTTCATTGTTTTCTAAAAATTTGATCATTACTTCTTTATCTTCTGCTTCTTGTTTATTTGTAGGAACATAACTATTAAGTATGTTTGATGTCATATAGTTTCAACCAACTTTTTTCTATAATTTTCATAGAAGAAATAATATTCTGATAAGATTCCTTTATATTTTTCATTCCATGGTTTATTTTTACCGTAATAATGAATGATACATGAATTTTTATTTACCCAATCTAAATCTATTTTATTTGCTTTTCCAAAATTATGTTTCATTAATGCTCTATCACTTAAATTATATAATAAATGATCAACAAGCTTAACTTTATTGCCATAAAGTGCATTTAAGACGTCTTGATCTGGTAAAAATAGTGTTTTATCATGCTTGATAATGTATTCATTTAAAAGGTCGATATCTTGATTTTTTCTTAAACCTTCAACATTAATCAATAAAACTCCAGTATTAAGGTAGTGTGAATCATACGTTGCTTTATTTTTTATATTATTAAATTTTGTTAGTGCTTTTTTTATATTTGTTGAACCAATAAAAAACTTATCTTCAAAATTAAGTTTATATAGATGTCTTAAATTTTTTATAACAATAGTATCAACATCTAAGTATAAAATTCTATCTACATCATCTTTCAAATAGCACTTAGCAAAGAGTCGATAATAGATTTCTTGTGGGTATCTATAAGTTGTTTTTGCATTTTCTAGAACGTCATTAGTGTAGGAATAAAATGTATACTTATAATGTCCTGATAATTCTTTTTTAAGTATTTCTAAGTCTTCTTCTACAATATCATTACTAACAATATGAAAATGCATCTGGTCATTTTTATGATGCTTTCCAATCGATAATAAGCATGTAAATAGAAGATTGATGTATTTTTTGTTTAAAGTAAATAAGATATTCAATGTGTTCATTCTCCCCGTACTATTTTACTATTTGATCTAAAAATTTATTTATTTATTTATTTATTTAATGATTCCAATTCTAAAAAGTGTTGCTTATTTTCTATTCCTGAACTAAAGCCACCTAATTTTTTATTCTTATATAAAATTCTGTGACATGGAACAACTAATAATAAAGGGTTTTTACCAATGGCATTTGCTGCAGCTCTTACCTTATTTTTATCTCCAAGAGACTCAGCTATTGTTTGGTAAGATGTAGTTGTTCCATATGGAATTTTAAGTAATTCATTCCAAACATTTTTTTGAAAATCGGTTCCAATCATATGGATTTTAAAGGTAAATTCTTTTCTTTTCCCTAATAAATATTCATTTAATTGTTGGATTACTTCTTTGAATTGTGTTAAATCTGTTGTTTTTATACTTTCTTTAAATTCTTTTTCAACAGGGGTTAATATATCGATATATGTAATTCCAACTGAATCTTTTGCTATATAAAAAGTATAGTTATGAATCTTTGTTTCTATATGTATCATTTAAACTCCTTATGAAAAAATACCCTTAAAGGATATTTTATTTATTTGATTGAATAAACTCTTTTGCGTGAATTAAATAAGTGATTAATTCACATACAGGTGTTTTGATACCATTTTTTCTACCAAGATCAGCAATCGCACCATTGAGATAATCAATTTCAGTTAATCGTTTATTTTTCATGTCTTGGTATAAAGAAGGGTAATGATTTCTTTTATTTCCTGTAAATAAATTAGTAATGATAGTTTCTACATAATTTCTATCATAATCTATGCCCTCTTTAATCGCAACAGCTTGTATTTCATCAAGAATTAATTGAGTTATCTTGTCATGATCAGAAAAATCACCATACCCACCAATATTTGTATCAATGAGTGTTGTCATTGTATTAATAACACAATTTAAGGATACTTTATGCCAAATTGAACTAAATACTTTTTTTGATAATTCTGAGAATAGTTCTGCTTGATTTAAAACTTCAATGATTTCATTTTTCTTTTTATCATCTGAGTCTTCTAGTAGCATTAATTCAATTAAGCCGCTGCCATGTCCAATTACATTTCCTGGTCCATTTAATCCAGCAGAAAATCTGGTTGCCCCTAAAAAGATATGTTTTTTATCAAGATAATTGACAAGCACTTTATCATGCCCTAATCCATTTAAAAGGCATAAAATATAAGTATCTTTTGTAATAACTTTTTTAATACTTTGAAGCATGCTATCTAGTTGCATTGATTTTGTAAATAAAATAATAAAATCAAAAGTGCCCTCTACTTCTTCAGGGTAGGCAATTGGTATATTAAATTGGCCTAAGTATTGTCCATCTTGAGTGACTGAAAGACCATCTTTTCTAATTTTTTCAACATGTTCTTTCCATGTATCTACTAATAAAACATCGTTTCCACTTTTTTGAAGCATATAACCAAATCTTGATCCCATTGCTCCAGCACCGGCTACTAATATTTTCATAATTTCAACTCCTAATCTATCTTAATTATACACTATATTGTAACTATTGTGATAGTTTAGTTTACTTACACTATCATATAAGTTAGTATTTAGTTCTAAAAAACAATAGCTTTAACATAGTATTTTAAATTTTATTAGTAAGAAAAGACCCTATAATTATTTAAAAACCACCTATTCCTAGATGGTCAAATACTGTTAAAAGTTCTTGTTTTATTTATCTAAATAGCCTACTGCAAAATCAACTATTTTTTTAAATTGATATAGCTTTGTCTCAGCTAAGCCAAGCGTGATAGTATTTACTTTATGTTTTTTTAAAAATTCAGTCTCAATTTCTACAAATTGATCGCTATCATATGCTTTATCTTCGTATGTAACCCATTGTCTTTTATTGTCTATGTTCATAGCACATCCTGAAGTTTCTTTAACTTTATATTTAGTTGAAAGAGCTTCTGCTAAGTGTAATGATGTATTTGTAGTAGCATCTGTTCCTATCATGAGTATTTTAACATCATCTAAGTTATAAAGGGCTCCAAGAGGTGTTTGCATACCAAATTTTGGAGTTAAAACGTGTGTCTTTACTATTTTCTTTGCATGAAATCCAAAAGCTGCAAATGAAACTTGAGGATGGCTTGATCTTTCAGTACCAGGGTAATTTCTAATATATTCTGCAAATTTCCCCATACTTCTAGTAGGAGTAGTCTTTTTATCATATGCTGGAATTAATTCTCTTATTTTATCATGCCAAGATTCAGGGACAGCTGGATTTTGCCAATTTTTAGGATCTGAATTATCCATTGTTTGTGTAGGTACTATGATTGTCCCTAAAGCACCTACTACTTTTAAGATTGCTTTAAATAAAGTTTCTATACCGCCTATAACATATCCAATTTTTGATAATGAGGCATGTACGATAACAGTGTCACCTTGATAAAGTCCTAGTTTTTTTAAAGATTCAACAAGCGTGTCAATTGTTTGAGGTTCACTTGTATTTTTAATCATTTCATTTAATATCATATCTGATTTTATACTAAAAATAGTATATTCCTTCCATGTTTATATATTAACTATTGTACTTGAATTTTTTAAGATTGCAAATAACAATATACTTAAATCTATAAAAAAGAGTGCTATGAGCACTCTAATTTATCTATTTTATTTTTTGTCT contains:
- a CDS encoding methylated-DNA--[protein]-cysteine S-methyltransferase, yielding MIHIETKIHNYTFYIAKDSVGITYIDILTPVEKEFKESIKTTDLTQFKEVIQQLNEYLLGKRKEFTFKIHMIGTDFQKNVWNELLKIPYGTTTSYQTIAESLGDKNKVRAAANAIGKNPLLLVVPCHRILYKNKKLGGFSSGIENKQHFLELESLNK
- a CDS encoding ketopantoate reductase family protein, whose amino-acid sequence is MKILVAGAGAMGSRFGYMLQKSGNDVLLVDTWKEHVEKIRKDGLSVTQDGQYLGQFNIPIAYPEEVEGTFDFIILFTKSMQLDSMLQSIKKVITKDTYILCLLNGLGHDKVLVNYLDKKHIFLGATRFSAGLNGPGNVIGHGSGLIELMLLEDSDDKKKNEIIEVLNQAELFSELSKKVFSSIWHKVSLNCVINTMTTLIDTNIGGYGDFSDHDKITQLILDEIQAVAIKEGIDYDRNYVETIITNLFTGNKRNHYPSLYQDMKNKRLTEIDYLNGAIADLGRKNGIKTPVCELITYLIHAKEFIQSNK
- a CDS encoding aminoglycoside N(3)-acetyltransferase, translated to MILNEMIKNTSEPQTIDTLVESLKKLGLYQGDTVIVHASLSKIGYVIGGIETLFKAILKVVGALGTIIVPTQTMDNSDPKNWQNPAVPESWHDKIRELIPAYDKKTTPTRSMGKFAEYIRNYPGTERSSHPQVSFAAFGFHAKKIVKTHVLTPKFGMQTPLGALYNLDDVKILMIGTDATTNTSLHLAEALSTKYKVKETSGCAMNIDNKRQWVTYEDKAYDSDQFVEIETEFLKKHKVNTITLGLAETKLYQFKKIVDFAVGYLDK